One genomic segment of Lysobacter sp. 5GHs7-4 includes these proteins:
- a CDS encoding FecR domain-containing protein, translating to MNTASANSNRYDETDLDETGPAEAWVARLNAPDSDGQDREAFERWLSASPANTRDYREVERIHQLSAELGDDELLRAAARVARRDSAASRHRVHPWLAPGAAIAATLAVAIGVAAWMQRPAPAQIDRYVTAIGEQRTIALSDGTTLLLDTHSAVTTRFDRDSRTVEVARGRVQFAVGRDSGQRSGPRPFLVKAGDGTIRDIGTTFQVSRDGSAVDVGLIEGEVEVAVGAGQTRATSTLAPGEQVRIEGGGTLAPKRPLDLTVAQAWPRGDLIFKNRRLDQLLDEMNRYSKTQLRLEQPSLGALKVSGVFHIDDQEALLAALQRGWSLQARKVGEHEILLHAARQ from the coding sequence ATGAACACGGCAAGCGCGAACTCGAATCGGTACGACGAAACGGATCTGGACGAAACCGGCCCGGCCGAGGCCTGGGTCGCGCGCCTCAACGCCCCCGACAGCGACGGCCAGGACCGCGAGGCCTTCGAGCGCTGGCTCAGCGCCTCGCCGGCCAATACCCGCGATTACCGCGAAGTCGAGCGCATCCACCAACTGTCGGCCGAGCTGGGCGACGACGAGTTGCTGCGCGCGGCCGCGCGCGTGGCGCGCCGCGACAGCGCGGCCAGCCGGCATCGCGTCCACCCCTGGCTGGCGCCGGGGGCGGCGATCGCCGCCACCCTGGCGGTCGCGATCGGCGTGGCGGCCTGGATGCAGCGGCCGGCACCGGCGCAGATCGACCGCTACGTCACCGCCATCGGCGAGCAGCGCACCATCGCCCTCAGCGACGGCACCACCTTGCTGCTGGACACCCATAGCGCGGTGACCACGCGTTTCGACCGCGACAGCCGCACCGTCGAGGTCGCGCGCGGGCGGGTCCAGTTCGCGGTCGGCCGCGACAGCGGCCAGCGCAGCGGGCCGCGCCCGTTCCTGGTCAAGGCCGGCGACGGCACCATTCGCGACATCGGCACCACCTTCCAGGTCAGTCGCGACGGCAGCGCCGTCGATGTCGGCCTGATCGAGGGCGAGGTCGAGGTCGCCGTAGGCGCCGGCCAGACCCGCGCCACCAGCACCCTGGCCCCGGGCGAGCAGGTACGCATCGAGGGCGGCGGCACGCTGGCGCCCAAGCGTCCGCTGGACCTGACCGTGGCCCAGGCCTGGCCGCGCGGCGACCTGATCTTCAAGAACCGCCGCCTCGACCAGCTGCTGGACGAGATGAACCGCTATTCCAAGACCCAGCTGCGCCTGGAGCAGCCGTCGCTGGGCGCGCTCAAGGTCAGCGGCGTGTTCCACATCGACGACCAGGAGGCCTTGCTGGCGGCGCTGCAGCGCGGCTGGTCGCTGCAGGCGCGCAAGGTCGGCGAGCACGAGATCCTGCTGCACGCCGCACGTCAGTGA
- a CDS encoding AIM24 family protein has product MSIKNLKDFVEASSQKDLSPETFELESSHLLEVKLNGRVWAKAGSMVAYRGGVKFIRQGMLEQGLGNLLKKAISGEGTQMMKMEGQGRVYIADAGKKVTLLRLAGESIFVNGNDVLAYEDGVASEIKMMRKVSGMMSGGLFNMKLSGSGVVAITSHYEPLTLAVTPEQPVFTDPNATVAWSGNLSPDIVTDISLGTLFGRGSGESIQLKFSGNGWVVVQPYEEVYFQQQG; this is encoded by the coding sequence ATGAGCATCAAGAACCTCAAGGATTTCGTCGAAGCCAGCAGCCAGAAGGACCTCAGCCCGGAGACCTTCGAGCTGGAGAGTTCGCATCTGTTGGAAGTCAAACTCAACGGTCGCGTCTGGGCCAAGGCCGGCTCGATGGTCGCCTACCGCGGCGGCGTGAAGTTCATCCGCCAGGGCATGCTGGAACAGGGCCTGGGCAACCTGCTGAAGAAGGCCATCAGCGGCGAAGGCACGCAGATGATGAAGATGGAAGGCCAGGGCCGGGTCTACATCGCCGACGCCGGCAAGAAGGTGACCCTGCTGCGCCTGGCCGGCGAATCGATCTTCGTCAACGGCAACGACGTGCTCGCCTACGAGGACGGCGTGGCGTCCGAGATCAAGATGATGCGCAAGGTGTCGGGCATGATGTCCGGCGGCTTGTTCAACATGAAGCTTTCCGGCAGCGGCGTGGTCGCGATCACCTCGCATTACGAGCCGCTGACCCTGGCGGTGACGCCGGAGCAGCCGGTGTTCACCGATCCCAACGCCACCGTGGCCTGGTCCGGCAACCTCAGCCCCGACATCGTCACCGACATCTCGCTGGGCACCTTGTTCGGCCGCGGCTCGGGCGAGAGCATCCAGCTCAAGTTCTCCGGCAACGGCTGGGTGGTGGTGCAGCCGTACGAAGAGGTGTACTTCCAGCAGCAGGGCTGA
- a CDS encoding autotransporter serine protease translates to MQSSASATRTRRQNRQHARSALSSAILAGLLLGAVAPAMAQDAYQEGGVIGDAASWRSGEFKADWGLGAIGAEYAYARGLSGRGVRLGIFDSGSALAHSEFGGRDHRSIRISDPDCLASSAITGPNACFFSDGDTAEIDAYYLGDTIPPELSFGGSGIRLILEYGDHGTHVAGTMVANRDGNGMHGVATGASLTASKLFFNRIYEYYTGDDGIARRTLTQGPGEDALNSMFDQMAAQGVRAINHSWGNGTEPTTPEDMDLEYAAYPEYYRIFADASLRSGIINVWAAGNDYGNIAGAYATLPRFAPEIEKYWLSVVNVGRDLNLDVSSSICGLSKDWCVAAPGTDIHSTIIGGEIDGRVVKNPDGSYNLEIDGADTQYGYGDNTGTSMASPHVTGSLALLMERYPYLDNPQIRDVLLTTATDLGDEGVDEVYGWGLIDLKKAIDGPGQFRVDTEVAMNQRAGGAKVWEGDAWDDWSNDISGPGRLTKSGIGWLRLSGDNSFAGASVRQGRLELAGGNKLSGSLDVDGGDLLLTGQLTSTDLNVASGVARIEGGLHDLAFNVNGGWGLVAAGGVLENVTFAVNGGKVAFNGEQRGGSTLIGVGGVLGGTGTLGTTRVEGTIAPGNSIGTLTIDGDYTQAAGSFYQVELAAPSASDLLRVNGHASLLGGTVRVFQGPGTYLLGQRYDILSATSGIDGRFAGIDHSAFSPFLKFDLAYSADKVTVDVVRGASVASVANTYNQRSAAGAVDALAIGQGLVQPLTQLFPAQALDALDDLSGELHASTRSVLIDSSRHVREAALARAQAGQGAFDAAAKGEAESAAWIQLLKNGGTLHADGNAGEVGYNGDASLLGYDYRFGNGWRVGVLGGVGRSDAKLGERGSRGEIRSRHLGLYLGQNWGGFGLRAGASYARHEIEIERSVSFPGFSDRARADYDGDTRQVFVEGGYRIATGAWEWEPYAQYAQVRVGSDGFQESGGAAALSGASADQRLDLSTVGLRFNVGLKGAQQEQSWLNLRGGLGRRHAGGAETPAATVAWRNGGAFDVHGAPIAEDATVFEAGLAARLGDNGLLEFTYSGQWADEARDHAVNARYSLQF, encoded by the coding sequence ATGCAAAGCAGTGCAAGCGCAACACGTACCCGTCGTCAGAATCGGCAGCACGCCCGTTCGGCGCTGTCGTCGGCGATTCTGGCCGGCCTGCTGCTCGGCGCGGTGGCGCCGGCGATGGCGCAGGATGCGTACCAGGAAGGCGGCGTCATCGGCGACGCGGCGAGCTGGCGCAGCGGCGAGTTCAAGGCCGACTGGGGCCTGGGCGCGATCGGCGCGGAGTACGCCTACGCGCGCGGCCTCAGCGGTCGCGGCGTGCGCCTGGGCATCTTCGACAGCGGTTCGGCGTTGGCGCACTCGGAGTTCGGCGGGCGCGATCATCGCAGCATCCGCATCAGCGATCCCGACTGCCTGGCCAGCAGCGCCATCACCGGGCCCAACGCCTGCTTCTTCTCCGACGGCGATACCGCCGAGATCGACGCCTACTATCTCGGCGACACCATCCCGCCGGAGCTGTCGTTCGGCGGCAGCGGCATCCGCCTGATCCTGGAGTACGGCGATCACGGCACCCACGTCGCCGGCACCATGGTCGCCAACCGCGACGGCAACGGCATGCACGGCGTCGCCACCGGCGCCTCGCTGACCGCGTCCAAGCTGTTCTTCAACCGTATCTACGAGTACTACACCGGCGACGACGGGATCGCGCGGCGCACCCTGACCCAGGGCCCCGGCGAGGACGCGCTCAACAGCATGTTCGACCAGATGGCCGCGCAGGGCGTGCGCGCGATCAACCACAGCTGGGGCAACGGCACCGAGCCGACCACGCCGGAAGACATGGACCTGGAGTACGCCGCCTATCCGGAGTACTACCGCATCTTCGCCGACGCCTCGCTGCGCAGCGGCATCATCAACGTCTGGGCCGCCGGCAACGACTACGGCAACATCGCCGGCGCCTACGCCACCTTGCCGCGCTTCGCGCCGGAGATCGAGAAGTACTGGCTGAGCGTGGTCAACGTCGGCCGCGACCTCAACCTCGACGTCAGCTCCAGCATCTGCGGCCTGAGCAAGGACTGGTGCGTGGCCGCGCCGGGTACCGACATCCACTCCACCATCATCGGCGGCGAGATCGACGGCCGCGTGGTGAAGAATCCGGACGGCTCCTACAACCTGGAGATCGACGGCGCCGACACGCAGTACGGCTACGGCGACAACACCGGCACCTCGATGGCGTCGCCGCACGTCACCGGCTCGCTGGCGCTGCTGATGGAGCGCTATCCCTATCTCGACAATCCGCAGATCCGCGACGTGCTGCTGACCACCGCCACCGACCTGGGCGACGAGGGCGTGGACGAGGTGTACGGCTGGGGTCTGATCGACCTCAAGAAGGCCATCGACGGTCCGGGTCAGTTCCGCGTCGACACCGAGGTGGCGATGAACCAGCGCGCCGGCGGCGCCAAGGTCTGGGAAGGCGATGCCTGGGACGATTGGAGCAACGACATTTCCGGCCCCGGCCGGCTGACCAAGTCCGGCATCGGCTGGCTGCGCCTGAGCGGCGACAACAGCTTCGCCGGCGCCAGCGTGCGCCAAGGCCGGCTGGAACTGGCCGGCGGCAACAAGCTGTCCGGCTCGCTCGATGTCGACGGCGGCGATCTGCTGCTGACCGGCCAGCTCACCAGCACCGACCTCAACGTCGCCTCCGGCGTCGCCCGCATCGAGGGCGGGCTCCACGACCTGGCCTTCAACGTCAATGGCGGCTGGGGCCTGGTCGCGGCCGGCGGCGTGCTGGAAAACGTGACGTTCGCGGTCAACGGCGGCAAGGTCGCCTTCAACGGCGAACAGCGCGGCGGCAGCACGCTGATCGGCGTCGGCGGCGTGCTCGGCGGCACCGGCACGCTGGGCACGACCCGCGTCGAAGGCACCATCGCGCCGGGCAACTCGATCGGCACCCTGACCATCGACGGCGACTACACCCAGGCCGCCGGTTCGTTCTATCAGGTCGAACTGGCCGCGCCGTCGGCCTCGGACCTGCTGCGCGTCAACGGCCACGCGAGCTTGCTGGGCGGCACCGTGCGCGTGTTCCAGGGCCCGGGCACTTATCTGCTGGGCCAGCGCTACGACATCCTCTCGGCGACCTCCGGCATCGACGGCCGCTTCGCCGGCATCGACCACAGCGCGTTCTCGCCGTTCCTGAAGTTCGACCTGGCCTACAGCGCCGACAAGGTGACGGTGGACGTGGTGCGCGGCGCCAGCGTGGCCAGCGTCGCCAATACCTACAACCAGCGTTCGGCGGCCGGCGCGGTGGATGCGCTGGCGATCGGGCAGGGCCTGGTGCAGCCGCTGACGCAGCTGTTCCCGGCGCAGGCCCTGGACGCGCTGGACGACCTGAGCGGCGAACTGCACGCCAGCACGCGTTCGGTGTTGATCGACAGCAGCCGCCACGTGCGCGAGGCCGCCTTGGCGCGCGCGCAGGCCGGCCAAGGCGCGTTCGACGCCGCGGCCAAGGGCGAGGCCGAATCTGCGGCCTGGATCCAGTTGCTCAAGAACGGCGGCACCCTGCACGCCGACGGCAACGCCGGCGAAGTCGGCTACAACGGCGACGCCAGCCTGCTGGGCTACGACTACCGCTTCGGTAACGGCTGGCGCGTGGGCGTGCTCGGCGGCGTCGGCCGCAGCGACGCCAAGCTCGGCGAGCGCGGTTCGCGCGGCGAGATCCGTTCGCGTCACCTGGGCCTGTACCTGGGGCAGAACTGGGGCGGTTTCGGTCTGCGCGCCGGTGCCAGCTACGCCCGCCACGAGATCGAGATCGAGCGCAGCGTGAGCTTCCCCGGCTTCAGCGACCGCGCCCGCGCCGACTACGACGGCGACACCCGTCAAGTCTTCGTCGAGGGCGGCTACCGCATCGCCACCGGCGCCTGGGAGTGGGAGCCGTACGCGCAGTACGCGCAGGTGCGCGTGGGCAGCGACGGTTTCCAGGAAAGCGGCGGCGCGGCCGCGCTCAGCGGCGCCAGCGCCGACCAGCGCCTGGATCTGTCGACCGTGGGCCTGCGATTCAACGTCGGCCTCAAGGGCGCGCAGCAGGAGCAAAGCTGGTTGAACCTGCGCGGCGGTCTCGGCCGGCGCCATGCCGGCGGCGCGGAAACGCCGGCGGCCACGGTGGCCTGGCGCAACGGCGGCGCGTTCGACGTACACGGCGCGCCGATCGCCGAGGATGCGACCGTGTTCGAGGCCGGCCTGGCGGCACGGCTGGGCGACAACGGCCTGCTCGAGTTCACCTACAGCGGCCAGTGGGCCGACGAGGCGCGCGACCACGCGGTCAACGCGCGTTACTCGCTGCAGTTCTGA
- a CDS encoding TonB-dependent receptor, translated as MLCLAAQGTQTAAAASPTVTRFSIRPGALDDALQALATQSRVQILYSPALVARKRSAGLRGELAPAQALERLLQGQGLRVVRVNDDTFLLQAAPKPAPVAKPAPPPRPPPPVPRIEEPTNLGPVHVTGSHIPRSDLESVPVSPMTLIGRDEIEASGHQTLFELLRFQPGMVGHHPVAVAAEGGEPYQQPFAAAATTSLNALGPRATLFLVDGQRIANYGLISADLGGLTDLDGIPLSIVERIEIIRGGASAIYGADAMAGVVNIILKKDQQGSEAVARLGVSDRNDAKQRRLSVSTGVDLKRGGNLFLSADYFQQDGLSGAQRSWRSMDRSGDELGDWRIGLGYHDYNTGITWSSCPRRYQDAQRLCYLDTAKHVSLQPESERTSFYAHWRQPIGADTEVYADLRLGEVSQQLRGAPFYAEVTMSGEHPDALFPDDINFLRYAFYDVGQIRTRSSARTSDLSAGIKRYRGDWEWSASYAHHENSVVNRIDGLVSLSAFNELANDLRYRFNGANSREVLTALSPRLTARGKAELDQATLGVNGPWFSLPAGRTRVAAGLELGRDALENRPDPRMVEHDVALSPPKVRVDDSQMNAALYAELSAPLAPRLQGEFALRADYRERYRHKLSPKMGLKWSALDTLTFRGTWATGYRAPSLYELRRPNVSDQIAVVQDHQGFGPCDNPIVGPNGETQCVVTRSAFENTDLKPETSRSYTLGLVWAPNPSFSLALDHFDIRRRNEILAVSGLNTMTTRSFKRDDEGELVGVQDYYDNIGETHVRGWEFEAEYRLQTQRWGRFSMRLAGNYLEQLSRRIDAESEVLDYAGYGAPDRTALAGLQWAYGNWSTTLNARMLGSSRIGLPDQDCPKRNVLAGHCRNPGATTLDLNFDYNVERWRFSLNVHDLGDRTPVNYDTSKGGYDIAYDDPRGRYYLLSAAYRF; from the coding sequence TTGTTGTGCCTGGCAGCGCAGGGCACGCAGACCGCTGCGGCCGCGTCTCCGACGGTTACGCGATTCTCGATCCGCCCCGGCGCGCTCGACGACGCGCTGCAGGCCCTGGCCACCCAGAGCCGCGTCCAGATCCTGTACAGCCCGGCCCTGGTCGCGCGCAAACGCAGCGCCGGCCTGCGCGGCGAGCTCGCGCCGGCGCAGGCGCTGGAGCGCCTGCTGCAGGGCCAGGGTTTGCGCGTGGTCCGGGTCAACGACGACACCTTCCTGCTGCAGGCCGCGCCCAAGCCCGCGCCCGTGGCCAAGCCGGCACCGCCGCCGCGGCCGCCGCCGCCGGTGCCGCGCATCGAGGAACCGACCAACCTGGGCCCGGTCCACGTCACCGGCAGCCATATCCCGCGCAGCGACCTGGAATCGGTGCCGGTCTCGCCGATGACCCTGATCGGCCGCGACGAAATCGAGGCCAGCGGCCACCAGACCCTGTTCGAGCTGCTGCGCTTCCAGCCCGGCATGGTCGGCCACCACCCGGTCGCGGTCGCGGCCGAGGGCGGCGAACCCTACCAGCAGCCGTTCGCGGCCGCCGCCACCACCAGCCTCAACGCGCTGGGCCCGCGCGCCACCTTGTTCCTGGTCGACGGCCAGCGCATCGCCAATTACGGCCTGATCTCGGCCGACCTGGGCGGCCTGACCGACCTGGACGGCATTCCGCTCAGCATCGTCGAACGCATCGAGATCATCCGCGGCGGCGCCTCGGCCATCTACGGCGCCGACGCCATGGCCGGCGTGGTCAACATCATCCTCAAGAAGGACCAGCAGGGTTCGGAAGCGGTGGCGCGCCTGGGCGTGTCCGACCGCAACGACGCCAAGCAGCGCCGGCTGTCGGTCAGCACCGGCGTGGACCTCAAGCGCGGCGGCAACCTGTTCCTGAGCGCCGACTATTTCCAGCAGGACGGCCTGTCCGGCGCGCAACGCTCCTGGCGCAGCATGGACCGCAGCGGCGACGAACTCGGCGACTGGCGCATCGGCCTGGGCTATCACGACTACAACACCGGCATCACCTGGTCCTCGTGCCCGCGCCGTTACCAGGACGCCCAGCGCCTGTGCTACCTGGACACGGCCAAGCACGTGAGCCTGCAGCCGGAGTCCGAGCGCACTTCGTTCTACGCGCATTGGCGGCAGCCGATCGGCGCCGACACCGAGGTCTACGCCGACCTGCGTTTGGGCGAGGTCTCGCAGCAATTGCGCGGCGCGCCGTTCTACGCCGAAGTGACCATGTCCGGCGAGCATCCGGACGCGCTGTTTCCCGACGACATCAACTTCCTGCGCTACGCCTTCTACGACGTCGGCCAGATCCGCACGCGCAGCTCGGCGCGCACCTCGGACCTGAGCGCCGGCATCAAGCGCTACCGCGGCGACTGGGAATGGAGCGCGTCCTATGCCCACCACGAAAACTCGGTGGTCAACCGCATCGACGGCCTGGTCAGCCTGAGCGCGTTCAACGAATTGGCCAACGACCTGCGCTACCGCTTCAACGGCGCCAACAGCCGCGAGGTGCTGACGGCGCTGTCGCCGCGCCTGACCGCGCGCGGCAAGGCCGAGCTGGATCAGGCCACGCTGGGGGTGAACGGCCCCTGGTTCTCGCTGCCGGCCGGGCGCACGCGCGTGGCCGCGGGCCTGGAACTCGGACGCGACGCCCTGGAAAACCGCCCCGACCCGCGCATGGTCGAGCACGACGTCGCGCTCAGCCCGCCCAAGGTGCGCGTCGACGACAGCCAGATGAACGCCGCGCTGTACGCCGAGCTCAGCGCACCGCTGGCGCCGCGCCTGCAGGGCGAATTCGCGCTGCGCGCCGACTACCGCGAACGCTACCGCCACAAGCTGTCGCCGAAGATGGGCCTGAAGTGGAGCGCGCTGGACACGCTGACCTTCCGCGGCACCTGGGCGACCGGCTACCGCGCGCCGTCGCTGTACGAGCTGCGGCGCCCCAACGTCTCCGATCAGATCGCGGTGGTGCAGGACCACCAGGGTTTCGGCCCCTGCGACAATCCCATCGTCGGCCCCAACGGCGAGACCCAGTGCGTGGTCACGCGCAGCGCGTTCGAGAACACCGACCTCAAGCCGGAAACCTCGCGCAGCTACACCCTGGGCCTGGTGTGGGCGCCGAACCCCAGCTTCAGCCTGGCCCTGGACCACTTCGACATCCGCCGCCGCAACGAGATCCTGGCGGTGAGCGGCTTGAACACCATGACCACGCGTTCGTTCAAGCGCGACGACGAGGGCGAACTGGTCGGCGTGCAGGACTACTACGACAACATCGGCGAGACCCACGTGCGCGGCTGGGAGTTCGAGGCCGAGTACCGTCTGCAGACGCAGCGCTGGGGCCGCTTCTCGATGCGTCTGGCCGGCAATTACCTCGAACAACTGTCGCGGCGCATCGACGCCGAGAGCGAGGTGCTGGACTACGCCGGTTACGGCGCGCCGGACCGCACCGCGCTGGCGGGCCTGCAATGGGCCTACGGCAACTGGAGCACGACCTTGAACGCGCGCATGCTGGGTTCGTCGCGGATCGGGCTGCCCGACCAGGATTGTCCGAAGCGCAACGTGCTCGCCGGCCACTGCCGCAATCCGGGCGCGACCACGCTGGATCTGAACTTCGACTACAACGTCGAGCGCTGGCGCTTCTCGCTCAACGTGCACGATCTCGGCGATCGCACGCCGGTCAACTACGACACCAGCAAGGGCGGCTACGACATCGCCTACGACGACCCGCGCGGCCGCTACTACCTGCTGAGCGCGGCCTACCGCTTCTGA